The Candidatus Bipolaricaulota bacterium genome includes a window with the following:
- a CDS encoding HAD family phosphatase, translated as MTRYRLFAFDLDGTLLAPDGALPDDVRQFVLEISRSARVTIATGRSLASARPYMEELKVRTPVVIYHGAVVYDPVQARPLRELHIPGREARRAFATAQRFPVHPQIYRAVDDPTVYTPRITPPIEAFVSNENLRAEEVPNPDALLSTGPLKLLFIGEADIIPDLIATLRESVPEVTTVRAARNYVEVLPPGISKGDGLAWLCDHLGIPLSLTVAVGDQESDLDMIERAGLGVAMMEGDPAIRSHAQVVVKSVIELRDLLDLR; from the coding sequence GTGACCCGCTACCGCCTGTTTGCGTTCGACCTCGACGGGACCCTGCTTGCGCCCGATGGCGCGCTCCCAGATGACGTCCGGCAGTTCGTCCTCGAGATTTCCCGCTCCGCTCGCGTCACCATCGCTACCGGCCGCTCGCTCGCTTCAGCCCGGCCGTACATGGAAGAGCTCAAGGTGAGGACACCGGTGGTCATCTACCACGGGGCGGTCGTTTACGATCCGGTTCAGGCCAGGCCTCTTCGCGAGCTGCATATCCCCGGCCGGGAGGCGCGCCGCGCGTTCGCGACCGCACAGCGCTTTCCGGTTCATCCGCAGATCTACCGTGCAGTGGATGATCCAACGGTATACACCCCGCGGATCACCCCGCCGATCGAGGCGTTCGTGAGCAACGAAAACCTCAGGGCCGAGGAGGTACCGAATCCGGATGCTCTCCTCAGCACCGGACCGCTGAAGCTCCTGTTCATCGGGGAAGCGGACATCATCCCTGACCTCATCGCCACTCTGCGGGAGAGTGTGCCCGAAGTGACGACCGTGCGGGCAGCGCGAAACTACGTCGAGGTCCTCCCTCCCGGGATCTCCAAGGGAGATGGGCTTGCCTGGCTGTGTGATCACCTCGGAATCCCTCTCTCCCTCACCGTGGCAGTCGGAGACCAGGAGAGCGACCTCGACATGATCGAACGGGCCGGTCTCGGGGTGGCGATGATGGAAGGAGATCCGGCCATCCGGTCCCATGCTCAGGTGGTCGTCAAAAGCGTAATCGAGCTGCGTGACCTGCTCGACCTCCGATAG
- the aroH gene encoding chorismate mutase, whose product MSCRGVRGATSVEANDPESIVTATRELLERIVAANDMAVSDIASVVFTATDDLDAEYPARAAREMGWSRVPLLCMQEMAVRGSLPRCIRVLVLWNTDRSAERIKHVYLGDAVRLRPDMAGKEGG is encoded by the coding sequence ATGAGCTGCCGTGGTGTACGCGGAGCGACGAGCGTGGAAGCGAATGATCCGGAGAGCATCGTCACGGCGACGCGGGAGTTGTTGGAGCGGATAGTAGCGGCGAATGATATGGCAGTCTCTGATATAGCCAGCGTCGTTTTCACCGCCACCGACGATCTCGATGCCGAGTACCCGGCGCGCGCCGCCCGGGAGATGGGGTGGAGTAGGGTGCCGCTTCTGTGCATGCAAGAGATGGCGGTGCGCGGGAGTCTTCCCCGCTGCATTCGGGTTCTCGTCCTGTGGAATACGGACCGATCAGCTGAGCGAATCAAGCACGTTTACCTTGGAGATGCTGTTCGATTGCGGCCGGACATGGCCGGGAAGGAGGGAGGATGA
- a CDS encoding ABC transporter ATP-binding protein produces the protein MNDVVVRFEHIVKVFAEGSSREVRAVDDFSLSVGRGKLVTLLGPSGCGKTTTLRILAGFEFATSGDVYIEDRRVNDIPPQKRDTSMVFQSYGLFPHMTVYENVAYGLKVKHVPKVQIKRQVAEVLSLVGLEGLERRSVGQLSGGQQQRVALCRAIVTKPKVLLFDEPLSNLDAKLRKGTREQIRRLQQELGITSIYVTHDQAEAMSISDAIAVMNAGRLQQLGPAEEIYSRPANRFVADFIGEANFLPARITAVSDGQVTIRLFERDLTVEQDTPRFSPGEEVDTVVRPEAVDVIGVGEGDVDAEILFSHYTGSVVLYALKLPDGNRMEVQVANPKERGLLPIGTVVGLRLHRKSLHLLKKET, from the coding sequence ATGAACGACGTCGTTGTCAGGTTTGAACACATCGTCAAGGTATTCGCAGAGGGGTCGAGCCGTGAGGTAAGAGCGGTCGACGATTTCTCCCTATCAGTGGGGAGGGGGAAGCTCGTCACCCTCCTCGGCCCGTCTGGATGTGGGAAGACGACGACCCTACGCATCCTCGCCGGCTTCGAATTCGCGACTTCCGGTGACGTCTATATCGAGGACAGGCGCGTCAACGACATCCCACCGCAGAAGCGGGATACATCGATGGTGTTCCAGTCGTACGGGCTCTTCCCGCACATGACGGTGTACGAAAACGTTGCCTACGGGCTGAAGGTTAAGCACGTTCCCAAGGTACAGATCAAGCGTCAGGTGGCCGAGGTATTATCCCTTGTTGGGTTGGAGGGGCTGGAGCGCCGCTCAGTCGGCCAGCTCTCCGGCGGGCAACAGCAGCGGGTCGCCCTGTGCCGAGCGATCGTCACCAAGCCTAAGGTCCTCCTGTTCGACGAGCCGTTGTCCAACCTCGATGCGAAGCTCCGCAAGGGGACCAGAGAACAGATACGGCGGCTGCAGCAGGAACTCGGGATCACGAGCATCTACGTCACCCACGACCAGGCTGAGGCGATGAGCATCTCGGACGCGATCGCGGTAATGAACGCCGGCCGGCTGCAGCAACTCGGTCCGGCCGAGGAGATCTATTCCCGTCCGGCGAATCGGTTCGTCGCCGACTTCATCGGTGAAGCGAACTTCCTCCCTGCCCGCATCACCGCGGTGTCGGACGGGCAAGTGACGATTCGGCTGTTCGAGCGCGATCTGACGGTGGAACAAGACACCCCGCGGTTCTCCCCGGGCGAGGAGGTGGATACGGTGGTGCGTCCCGAAGCGGTGGACGTCATCGGGGTAGGGGAAGGGGATGTCGATGCGGAGATCCTGTTCTCCCACTACACCGGTTCGGTAGTGCTGTATGCCTTGAAGCTTCCGGACGGAAACAGGATGGAGGTCCAGGTAGCGAACCCGAAGGAGCGCGGGCTCCTTCCGATCGGGACGGTGGTCGGGCTCCGCTTGCACCGCAAGAGTCTGCATCTCCTGAAGAAAGAGACGTGA
- a CDS encoding DUF554 domain-containing protein → MIGTWINIGTVLLGSAIGLLVGRRISDRLSGFSTTAIGLVTIVLGIKLALETQNVLVLLLSLIIGGGIGTLLSLEDRLANLGRAIERRFPTLAHGTIPQGFVTASLLFCVGPLSLIGALRDGLYGDWQLLGIKSVMDGISSVILVAGLGPGVFFSVLVILVYQGGVSLAARFFAGATISATAPPLAELDAVGGAILLALAFKLLDLRDLKAGNLLPALAVAPALAVLFHLFGG, encoded by the coding sequence ATGATCGGGACGTGGATAAACATAGGTACGGTGCTCCTCGGGAGCGCGATCGGTCTCCTCGTCGGACGGAGGATTTCCGATCGGTTGAGCGGCTTTTCCACTACTGCGATCGGGCTCGTCACCATCGTTCTTGGAATCAAGCTTGCACTGGAGACGCAGAACGTGCTCGTCCTTCTCCTTTCCCTCATCATCGGCGGTGGAATCGGAACGCTGCTCTCGCTTGAGGACCGGCTGGCGAACCTGGGAAGGGCGATCGAGCGTCGCTTCCCCACGCTCGCGCACGGGACGATCCCGCAGGGGTTCGTGACAGCCAGCCTCCTCTTCTGCGTCGGACCGCTCTCGCTGATCGGGGCGCTGCGGGATGGGTTGTACGGCGACTGGCAGCTTCTCGGGATCAAGTCGGTGATGGACGGGATCTCGTCGGTGATCCTCGTCGCCGGGCTCGGACCGGGGGTGTTCTTCTCCGTTCTGGTGATCCTCGTGTACCAGGGCGGAGTGAGCCTGGCGGCGCGATTCTTCGCCGGAGCGACCATCTCCGCCACCGCGCCACCGCTCGCTGAGCTGGACGCTGTCGGCGGTGCCATCCTGCTTGCGTTGGCGTTCAAGCTCCTCGACCTGCGGGATCTCAAGGCGGGCAACCTCCTCCCCGCGTTGGCGGTCGCTCCTGCGCTCGCGGTCCTGTTCCACCTGTTCGGGGGCTGA
- a CDS encoding ABC transporter substrate-binding protein — MKKALLILSVALVLFTAAFALGAAKQTLHIYTAFDADQAEVYIKAFEQSHPDIEVKWVRLSSGQVLARIRAEAANPQASLWFGGSNTSHIAAAKDGLLAPYKESLAWQFMPKQFKDPDGFWVGLYVGYIGFVSNTEFLKKVGAEAPTSWQDLLKPEFKGEISLAYPFSSGTAYTTLCGMLTAIGSPEPGFDPQDDAYIKAFDAQVHHYNESGSACITQAGQGEVGIGIAFSHDILKKGIAKGFPVVMTFPKEGTSYEIGGMALIKGGPEPELAKIFYNWALSKEAQDLYKQFYRIPLNPEATVAEGCVTASDVKVLPIDLLWYGEHKDEIIDHWHEVTGK; from the coding sequence ATGAAGAAAGCGTTGTTGATCCTTTCGGTGGCGTTGGTCCTCTTCACGGCCGCGTTCGCTCTTGGAGCGGCCAAACAGACCCTTCACATCTACACGGCGTTCGATGCCGATCAGGCTGAGGTTTACATCAAAGCGTTCGAGCAGTCCCACCCGGATATCGAGGTCAAGTGGGTGCGGCTATCCTCTGGTCAGGTCTTGGCCCGAATCCGCGCCGAGGCAGCCAACCCGCAGGCAAGCCTGTGGTTCGGTGGTTCGAACACCTCCCACATCGCGGCGGCCAAGGACGGGCTCCTCGCTCCGTACAAGGAGTCCCTCGCCTGGCAGTTCATGCCCAAGCAGTTCAAGGATCCTGATGGGTTCTGGGTCGGGCTCTACGTCGGCTACATCGGGTTCGTCTCCAACACCGAGTTCCTCAAGAAGGTGGGAGCGGAGGCTCCAACCTCCTGGCAGGATCTGCTGAAGCCCGAGTTCAAGGGAGAGATCTCCCTCGCCTACCCGTTTAGCTCCGGTACTGCCTACACCACCCTGTGCGGGATGCTGACTGCGATCGGCTCTCCTGAGCCCGGATTCGATCCTCAGGACGACGCCTACATCAAGGCATTCGATGCTCAGGTACACCATTACAACGAGTCCGGAAGCGCCTGCATCACTCAGGCCGGGCAGGGAGAGGTGGGGATCGGGATCGCCTTCTCGCATGACATCCTGAAGAAGGGGATTGCGAAAGGATTCCCGGTCGTCATGACGTTCCCCAAGGAGGGGACGAGCTACGAGATCGGCGGGATGGCTCTGATCAAGGGCGGCCCCGAGCCCGAGCTCGCCAAGATCTTCTACAATTGGGCCCTCTCCAAGGAGGCGCAAGACCTGTACAAGCAGTTCTACCGCATCCCGCTCAACCCGGAGGCCACGGTGGCCGAGGGGTGCGTCACTGCTTCCGATGTCAAGGTGCTTCCGATCGACCTTCTCTGGTACGGTGAGCACAAGGACGAGATCATCGATCACTGGCACGAGGTGACCGGCAAGTAA
- a CDS encoding carbohydrate kinase produces MDEYFDVLAIGHVAKDRNIVGEKSEIAAGGAVYYGGMVLLRLGLRVAVMTRLAKEDFDILDELKEAGAKIYASPAPQTSGIENFHPDPNSDRRICRLLGFAGPFRIADIPPVRARIYYIGTVVPGEEDLPFIKEIASRGPIALDPQGHMRKEMGEELISNGWPQAREVIPLVHYLKVDDREAAALTGEQDRFKAAEVLRSWGAKEVVLTHRTGVLVNAGNEVVEAPFRPKSLAGRTGRGDTCFSSYFGRRLLGDSPAAAARFAAALTTIKLERPGPFRGSLEEVEARMREEIPPR; encoded by the coding sequence ATGGATGAATACTTCGACGTGCTCGCGATCGGGCATGTGGCGAAAGACCGCAATATTGTAGGAGAGAAGAGCGAGATCGCCGCTGGTGGAGCAGTCTACTACGGCGGGATGGTCCTCCTTAGGCTCGGACTCCGCGTGGCGGTGATGACCCGCTTGGCGAAGGAGGACTTCGATATTCTGGACGAACTCAAGGAGGCAGGGGCTAAGATCTACGCATCGCCTGCACCCCAGACCTCAGGGATCGAGAATTTTCACCCTGATCCGAATTCGGACAGGCGAATATGCCGCCTCTTGGGGTTTGCCGGGCCGTTCCGGATCGCTGACATCCCTCCTGTAAGAGCGCGGATCTACTATATCGGCACGGTCGTTCCCGGCGAGGAGGACCTGCCGTTCATCAAGGAGATCGCCTCCCGTGGACCGATCGCCCTTGATCCGCAAGGGCACATGCGCAAGGAGATGGGGGAAGAGCTCATAAGCAATGGCTGGCCCCAGGCGAGGGAAGTGATTCCGCTCGTCCATTACCTCAAGGTCGATGATCGGGAAGCGGCTGCTCTCACCGGTGAACAGGATCGATTTAAGGCCGCGGAGGTGCTGCGAAGCTGGGGAGCGAAGGAAGTGGTCCTCACTCATCGAACAGGGGTGCTTGTGAACGCCGGGAATGAAGTGGTCGAGGCCCCGTTCCGGCCTAAGTCCCTTGCCGGACGAACCGGACGGGGAGACACCTGCTTTTCCTCCTACTTTGGGAGGAGGCTTCTCGGGGACTCCCCCGCAGCCGCAGCCCGGTTCGCCGCTGCCCTCACCACCATCAAGCTCGAGCGCCCGGGACCGTTTCGGGGGTCTTTGGAGGAAGTCGAAGCCCGCATGCGGGAGGAAATTCCTCCGCGCTGA
- a CDS encoding iron ABC transporter permease — translation MRISSYQRELRNEVRRLIHDPVLLGIVLVVFGLLAVFIVLPLVKVVQFSLWPGGQFNPKYFLNFFRKSYYWRPLINSMIVGSLVSLFGTIVAFIFAYGITRTDIPGKGIFRLIAMMPIVSPPFLIALAAILLLGHHGVVTEALHLNWDIYGLPGLVLTETLAYFPIAFMILEGVLSKIDPAIEEAALDMGASKLRTFLTVTLPLAIPGIASAMLLVFIRSLEDFGNPVVIQGNFQVLTVAAYHAVTGMYNMPLGATLAIFMLIPTLMIFVVQKYYVARRSYVTVTGKPSGVGLKSTEPHVKYPIFGLMILLSGVIILLYGVVLFGSFTKIWGIDHTLTLKNYQYVFSVGGQYVLDTIEIALIATPIGGILSMIIAYLVVRKRFLGRGLMEFVSMLNFAVPGVVVGIGYILAFNTPPLRLTGTALIIILVFIFRRMPVGIRDGIAQLQQIDPSIEEASSSLGAGFFRTFTRVTLPLVAPAFLSGLVYIFVRCMTAISAVVFVVSASWQLLTVALLYEVDQANLSAAAAYGYVIIAIVLAAIVLMRFVVEKLFQKGFSPIARE, via the coding sequence ATGCGGATTTCCAGCTACCAACGCGAACTTCGGAATGAAGTCCGGCGTCTGATCCATGATCCGGTATTATTGGGCATCGTGCTCGTTGTCTTCGGGCTCCTCGCCGTGTTCATCGTCCTCCCCCTGGTGAAGGTGGTCCAGTTCAGCCTGTGGCCCGGGGGGCAGTTCAACCCGAAGTATTTCCTCAACTTCTTCCGCAAGAGCTACTACTGGCGCCCGTTGATCAACAGCATGATCGTCGGATCCCTGGTCTCACTGTTCGGCACGATCGTCGCATTCATCTTCGCTTACGGGATCACCAGGACCGACATCCCCGGGAAGGGGATCTTCCGGCTGATCGCGATGATGCCGATCGTGTCCCCTCCGTTTCTCATCGCCCTCGCCGCGATCTTGCTCCTCGGGCATCATGGGGTCGTCACTGAGGCGCTGCACTTGAATTGGGATATCTACGGTCTCCCCGGCCTCGTCCTCACGGAAACCCTGGCCTACTTTCCGATCGCGTTCATGATCCTCGAGGGAGTGCTGTCCAAGATCGATCCCGCAATCGAGGAGGCCGCCCTCGACATGGGGGCGTCCAAGCTGCGGACGTTCCTCACCGTAACCCTTCCGCTCGCCATCCCCGGGATTGCCAGTGCGATGCTCCTGGTGTTCATCCGCTCGCTCGAGGACTTCGGGAATCCGGTCGTGATCCAGGGGAATTTTCAGGTCCTTACCGTGGCCGCCTACCACGCCGTCACTGGGATGTACAACATGCCACTCGGGGCGACCCTGGCAATCTTCATGCTCATCCCGACGCTGATGATCTTCGTCGTTCAGAAGTACTACGTCGCGCGCCGCTCCTACGTCACCGTGACCGGAAAGCCGTCCGGGGTGGGACTGAAGTCGACCGAGCCACATGTGAAGTATCCTATCTTCGGGCTGATGATCCTGCTGAGCGGAGTGATCATCTTGCTCTACGGAGTGGTCCTGTTCGGCTCGTTCACCAAGATCTGGGGGATCGACCATACCCTCACCCTGAAGAACTACCAGTACGTGTTCAGCGTCGGCGGTCAGTATGTCCTTGACACGATCGAAATCGCCCTCATCGCCACCCCGATCGGGGGGATCCTATCCATGATCATCGCTTACCTCGTCGTTCGAAAGCGGTTCCTCGGCCGGGGGCTGATGGAGTTCGTCTCGATGCTCAACTTCGCCGTCCCTGGGGTCGTCGTCGGAATCGGTTACATCCTTGCGTTCAACACCCCACCCCTGCGGCTGACTGGGACGGCGCTGATCATCATCCTCGTGTTCATCTTCCGCCGCATGCCGGTGGGGATACGGGACGGGATCGCGCAGCTACAGCAGATCGATCCCTCCATCGAGGAGGCATCGAGCAGCTTGGGCGCGGGCTTCTTCCGCACGTTCACCCGCGTCACTCTTCCGCTCGTCGCGCCCGCGTTCCTGTCAGGGCTTGTGTACATCTTCGTCCGGTGCATGACCGCGATCTCGGCGGTGGTGTTCGTGGTATCGGCGAGCTGGCAGCTTTTGACAGTGGCGCTACTGTACGAAGTCGATCAGGCTAACCTGTCGGCCGCTGCTGCATATGGGTACGTGATCATCGCCATCGTTCTCGCCGCCATTGTGTTGATGCGGTTTGTCGTAGAGAAATTGTTCCAGAAAGGATTTTCGCCGATCGCGCGGGAATAG
- a CDS encoding MFS transporter, which produces MIARLRTLVAGYDRRLWTLFVVQMIVSAGFGAAMPFVSLYFYRVLGVPMRIVGTIMLVSAGVSAAGRIIGGELSDRLGRRPLIASTLGIRTLLFLGMAGLVYIKANYLVLALIFLLVRFAGAVSQPALSAMVADIVPAARRVEAFGVLRIGGNAGWAIGPALGGFLISISYSLLFVLTAAATGIGMVLILLFTTESIKTRETERFVLRQVLAAGRDRKFLLFCLFSLSLFLVMGQFASTLSVFSTTIVGITDVQLGFLYTLNGIVVVLLQWPAARVARRVGIRRALIAGSLFFAGGYFFVGLAHSYAILLLLMIVITTGEVLFSPSATTAVANMSPPDRTGRYMGFFGLAESLGWSAGPFIGGFLFDAFAHTPMILWGAIAGLGLIAAAGFAVTGDRGPGIDMPGDSLYTGRHDDEAKGDSCPHEFDH; this is translated from the coding sequence ATGATCGCCCGGCTGCGCACACTGGTTGCGGGGTACGACCGCCGCTTGTGGACGCTGTTCGTTGTTCAGATGATTGTATCCGCCGGATTTGGGGCGGCGATGCCATTCGTCAGCCTGTATTTCTACCGGGTTCTCGGAGTGCCGATGCGGATCGTGGGGACGATCATGCTCGTCTCCGCCGGAGTGAGCGCCGCTGGCCGGATCATCGGAGGTGAGCTATCGGATCGGCTCGGGCGCCGGCCCCTCATCGCCTCCACCCTGGGGATACGGACCTTGCTCTTCCTCGGGATGGCCGGACTGGTCTACATCAAAGCCAATTACCTCGTCCTCGCGTTGATATTCCTCCTCGTCAGGTTCGCCGGTGCGGTGAGCCAACCGGCGCTGAGCGCGATGGTCGCCGACATCGTCCCGGCGGCCCGACGGGTGGAGGCGTTCGGGGTGCTGCGGATCGGCGGAAACGCAGGCTGGGCGATCGGCCCGGCATTGGGCGGGTTCTTGATCTCGATCTCCTACTCGCTTTTGTTCGTCCTCACTGCGGCAGCGACCGGCATCGGGATGGTCCTGATCCTCCTTTTCACCACCGAGTCGATCAAGACGCGGGAGACGGAGCGATTTGTGCTCCGCCAGGTCCTCGCGGCAGGACGAGATCGAAAGTTTCTTCTGTTCTGCCTGTTCAGCCTGTCGCTGTTCCTCGTCATGGGACAGTTCGCCAGCACCCTTTCGGTCTTTTCCACCACGATCGTCGGGATCACCGATGTTCAGCTCGGGTTCCTTTACACCCTGAACGGGATCGTGGTCGTACTGCTCCAGTGGCCGGCGGCGCGGGTCGCACGCCGAGTGGGAATCCGCCGTGCGTTGATCGCAGGGAGCCTGTTCTTCGCCGGCGGGTACTTCTTCGTCGGGCTCGCCCATTCCTATGCGATCCTCCTCCTGCTGATGATCGTGATCACCACAGGCGAGGTCCTGTTCTCCCCGAGCGCCACCACCGCGGTGGCGAACATGTCCCCGCCGGATCGGACCGGCAGGTACATGGGCTTCTTCGGCCTCGCCGAGTCCCTCGGCTGGTCGGCCGGGCCGTTCATCGGTGGATTTCTGTTCGACGCATTTGCGCATACGCCGATGATCCTGTGGGGAGCGATCGCCGGGCTCGGGCTGATCGCCGCCGCTGGGTTCGCCGTCACCGGAGACCGCGGCCCAGGTATTGACATGCCGGGTGATTCTCTCTATACTGGCAGACATGATGATGAGGCCAAAGGAGATTCTTGCCCGCACGAGTTTGATCACTGA